In Leifsonia sp. ZF2019, a genomic segment contains:
- a CDS encoding YbaK/EbsC family protein — protein sequence MGVFTLGGLTSVPAASRTDLLAPAVLDALTVRGLLDDVGVVEIDPGVSDTAATRERFGLDAATLANCVVVGGRREGAERIAACVVLSTTRADVNGTVKRLLDVRKASFLPMDRAVELTGMEYGGITPIGLPADWPVLVDARVGRADVVIVGSGVRRSKILVPGRLLAALPQARIVDGLGTEIPAA from the coding sequence ATGGGCGTCTTCACTCTGGGTGGGTTGACCTCGGTCCCCGCCGCCTCACGCACCGACCTGCTCGCACCCGCCGTTCTCGACGCGCTGACGGTGCGCGGCCTGCTCGACGACGTGGGAGTGGTCGAGATCGACCCCGGCGTCTCCGACACCGCCGCCACCCGGGAGCGATTCGGCCTGGATGCGGCGACGCTCGCCAATTGCGTGGTCGTCGGCGGCAGACGCGAAGGGGCCGAGCGCATCGCGGCGTGCGTCGTCCTGTCGACGACCCGCGCCGACGTCAACGGCACGGTGAAGCGTCTGCTCGACGTGCGCAAGGCGTCCTTCCTGCCGATGGACCGCGCTGTCGAGCTGACCGGGATGGAGTACGGCGGGATCACCCCCATCGGGCTGCCGGCCGACTGGCCGGTGCTCGTCGACGCGCGCGTCGGGCGGGCGGATGTCGTGATCGTGGGGTCGGGCGTCCGCCGGTCGAAGATCCTCGTGCCCGGACGGCTGCTCGCCGCGCTGCCGCAGGCACGGATCGTCGACGGGCTCGGGACGGAGATCCCGGCAGCATGA
- a CDS encoding oxygenase MpaB family protein has product MSGFLAPVRSRLVETLAGRSDVVPEWILRLEDGDDAGYFGPGSAAWVVHGGMPTLVAGIRALLLQALHLGALAGVREFSRYREDPLGRLAGTIRWIHTVTYGSTGQAIAGSEMVRSLHRRVAGTFVDGHGITRPYSAEDPELARWVHLAFTDAFLTAHERWGGPIPGGADGYVAEWTRAARLMGVDDAPGTAAGLRSAIGAVTEAGDLRGGPEVDEIVRFIRRPPVRRLLRPSYRVLFRAAVSTLEPRHRQLLGFPERPSERLLPLDRATAAVLRGAGGLLGPQTQAELAARRRLSRLSEDRGDA; this is encoded by the coding sequence ATGAGCGGCTTCCTCGCTCCGGTGCGATCGCGCCTGGTCGAGACGCTCGCGGGCCGTTCCGATGTCGTCCCTGAATGGATCCTCCGGCTGGAGGACGGCGACGACGCCGGCTACTTCGGTCCCGGCAGCGCCGCTTGGGTGGTGCACGGCGGGATGCCGACGCTGGTCGCCGGCATCCGCGCGTTGCTGCTGCAAGCCCTCCACCTCGGGGCGCTCGCGGGGGTGCGGGAGTTCTCCCGCTATCGCGAGGATCCGCTCGGCCGGCTGGCCGGGACGATCCGATGGATCCACACCGTGACCTACGGCAGCACCGGGCAGGCGATCGCCGGGTCCGAGATGGTGCGGTCGCTGCACCGCCGCGTGGCGGGCACCTTCGTCGACGGTCACGGCATCACGCGGCCCTATTCGGCCGAGGACCCCGAACTGGCCCGGTGGGTCCACCTGGCCTTCACCGACGCCTTCCTGACCGCGCACGAGAGGTGGGGCGGACCCATCCCGGGCGGCGCCGACGGCTATGTCGCAGAGTGGACGCGCGCCGCCCGGTTGATGGGCGTGGACGACGCGCCGGGCACGGCGGCCGGCCTGCGCTCGGCCATCGGCGCCGTGACGGAGGCGGGCGACCTGCGCGGAGGACCCGAGGTGGACGAGATCGTCCGCTTCATCCGCCGTCCTCCGGTGCGGCGCCTGCTCCGCCCGTCGTACCGGGTGCTGTTCCGTGCCGCCGTCTCGACGCTGGAGCCGCGTCACCGGCAGCTCCTCGGCTTCCCGGAGCGACCCTCCGAGCGCCTGCTCCCGCTCGATCGGGCGACGGCTGCGGTGCTGCGCGGGGCGGGCGGCCTCCTCGGTCCGCAGACCCAGGCGGAGCTCGCCGCCCGCCGCCGTCTGAGCAGACTGTCAGAAGATCGCGGCGACGCGTAG
- a CDS encoding APC family permease, translated as MTATVPQRPDDIESKGLKDGALGLVSSVVVGVASTAPAYSLAASLGFIVVGGTLAAGVKAPGIVLLAFVPMYLIAVAYQELNKAEPDCGTTFTWATRAFGPVTGWMGGWGIIVADVIVMANLAQIAGSYSFTFVGSFGLPAVSALASNVVATTIAGLIWIALMTWICYRGIEISARLQYVLLGFEVVILIFFAVFALVRVYTGTAEPYSLIPQWDWFNPFTLDFAKTIAPAMLTAIFIYWGWDTAVSINEETKDPGKTPGRAAVISTLLLLGTYAVVTVATVAFAGVGDKGIGLANPANSGDVFSAIGPTLFGGGVVGSILMALLGFSILTSASASTQTTILPTARTALSMAAYKAIPTQFARIHPKFLTPTWATIGMGLVSALFYLIFTFISSSLLNALIGSIGLMIAFYYGLTGFACVWFYRKTLFTSFRHVVMRGVFPFVGGVMLLAVFVYGLISFSAPDWLTDDNGKNVTIFGIGAEAVVGVGGLLIGLVLMAIWWWRKPDYFRGKTLPKRSHALVLAPAGVPTFGLPDSTPARTVIAPDRSNLPPGQIPLNAETLEPIEPTDGPATPREDGT; from the coding sequence ATGACCGCGACCGTTCCGCAGAGACCGGACGACATCGAGTCGAAGGGGTTGAAGGACGGCGCGCTCGGACTCGTGTCCAGCGTCGTCGTCGGTGTCGCATCCACGGCCCCGGCCTACAGCTTGGCCGCGAGCCTCGGATTCATCGTCGTCGGCGGCACGCTCGCCGCCGGGGTGAAGGCGCCCGGGATCGTCCTCCTGGCGTTCGTGCCGATGTACCTGATCGCCGTCGCCTACCAGGAGCTCAACAAGGCCGAGCCGGACTGCGGCACCACCTTCACCTGGGCCACCCGGGCGTTCGGACCGGTGACCGGCTGGATGGGCGGATGGGGGATCATCGTCGCGGACGTGATCGTCATGGCCAACCTGGCCCAGATCGCCGGCTCCTACTCGTTCACGTTCGTCGGCAGCTTCGGGCTGCCGGCGGTCTCGGCCCTGGCGTCCAACGTCGTCGCGACGACCATCGCCGGCCTGATCTGGATCGCGCTCATGACGTGGATCTGCTATCGCGGCATCGAGATCTCCGCCCGGCTGCAGTACGTGCTGCTGGGCTTCGAGGTCGTCATCCTGATCTTCTTCGCGGTGTTCGCGCTGGTTCGGGTGTACACGGGCACCGCCGAGCCGTACTCGCTCATCCCGCAATGGGACTGGTTCAATCCGTTCACGCTCGACTTCGCCAAGACCATCGCCCCGGCGATGCTGACGGCGATCTTCATCTACTGGGGCTGGGACACGGCGGTGTCGATCAACGAGGAGACGAAGGACCCGGGCAAGACCCCCGGCCGCGCAGCGGTGATCAGCACCCTGCTGCTGCTCGGCACCTACGCCGTCGTCACCGTCGCGACCGTGGCCTTCGCGGGCGTCGGGGACAAGGGCATCGGCCTCGCGAACCCCGCCAACTCCGGCGACGTCTTCTCGGCCATCGGCCCGACCCTGTTCGGCGGGGGAGTCGTCGGCTCGATCCTGATGGCTCTCCTGGGCTTCTCGATCCTGACCTCCGCCTCGGCGTCCACGCAGACCACGATCCTGCCGACCGCGCGCACCGCGCTCTCGATGGCGGCGTACAAGGCCATCCCGACGCAGTTCGCCCGCATCCACCCGAAGTTCCTCACCCCCACCTGGGCGACGATCGGGATGGGACTCGTCTCGGCGCTCTTCTACCTGATCTTCACCTTCATCAGCTCGTCGCTGCTGAACGCGCTGATCGGCTCCATCGGCTTGATGATCGCCTTCTACTACGGGCTCACCGGGTTCGCCTGCGTGTGGTTCTACCGCAAGACGCTCTTCACCTCCTTCCGCCATGTCGTCATGCGCGGCGTCTTCCCGTTCGTCGGAGGCGTCATGCTGCTGGCGGTGTTCGTCTACGGCCTCATCAGCTTCTCGGCGCCGGACTGGCTGACGGACGACAACGGCAAGAACGTCACGATCTTCGGCATCGGCGCCGAGGCCGTGGTCGGCGTCGGCGGCCTGCTGATCGGCCTCGTGCTGATGGCCATCTGGTGGTGGCGCAAGCCGGACTACTTCCGCGGCAAGACCCTTCCGAAGCGATCGCACGCCCTCGTGCTCGCGCCGGCGGGGGTGCCGACCTTCGGCCTCCCCGACTCGACGCCGGCCCGCACCGTCATCGCGCCCGACCGGTCGAATCTTCCCCCTGG